The DNA window CCAGATCGTTTGGAGGAAATGTATGAGGAATTTGGCGCGGAGTTAGCAATATTGACGGTTTCATCCCGCTCAGCACAAATGATGACAGACCGACTCGTTAAAATAAATGCAAAAGGTATATTAAATTTCACACCAGTACGATTATCTGTTCCCGATACGATTAAAGTGATGAACATTGATCTATCGGTAGAACTACAGGCTCTTACGTATTTAGTGCGAAACTCAGGTAAGTAATAAAATGTTCATTACTATAAATAGCATATTCTAGTTAATTAATGTAAAATATACATAATAATAGAGGAGGTGGCTATAGTGATAGTACATCTAAACGCGATTACACCTGTGAGCCTGATTATCATTGGACTGATTGCTTTGTTAATATTCGGACCCAAAAAATTGCCATCATTAGGTCGTGCGATGGGGACAACTTTACGTGAATTCCGTAGCGCTACTAAAGGCTTGACGGATGACGATGAAGATTTCGATACAAAGAAAAAAGTGATTGAACATAAAGAGAACGAAAAAAACGAAGTAAAGTAAAATAAGGATGTCTTGCTATGAATTCAAGAGAATTAACCGTAGTTGAACATATGGAAGAGCTTAGAAAACGCCTATTTTTCGTAGCGATTTTCTTCGTGATGGCTCTTTTCATCGGTTTCTATACGGCGAAACCACTTATTCGATACATTCAACGCAGTGATCTAGCTGCCAGTTTTTCAATGAACGCATTTAGTCCGGCAGATCCTTTAACCGTTTATTTACAAGTTACATTTATTGTAGCTGCCGTTATTGTATCTCCATTATTGCTTTACCAGCTATGGGCGTTTATAACACCTGGTTTGCATGAGGCAGAACGTAAGGCAACATTGAAATATATTCCGTA is part of the Solibacillus isronensis genome and encodes:
- the tatA gene encoding twin-arginine translocase TatA/TatE family subunit, with product MIVHLNAITPVSLIIIGLIALLIFGPKKLPSLGRAMGTTLREFRSATKGLTDDDEDFDTKKKVIEHKENEKNEVK